A region from the Fibrobacterota bacterium genome encodes:
- a CDS encoding nucleotidyl transferase AbiEii/AbiGii toxin family protein, whose product MSRALVELFHQAPIADSCTLRGGTALNKLIFKPAARYSEDIDLVQETAGPIGPILDAARDAISPWLGKPKVERLKRGTTVVWKFETTTQPVKMSRLKLEINTREHGWVGTSKKMSFKVENTWYTGEADVPTLDLEVLLATKLRALYQRRKGRDLFDLHVSVNRFPALDLRRVLSGFRTVMEKEGHPVSWREFEINLNDKVEYPGFKEDIQPLLAEGAFDPAPAWADLAPRLQAAWEPE is encoded by the coding sequence TTGTCCCGCGCCTTGGTGGAATTGTTCCACCAAGCACCCATCGCTGATTCCTGCACGTTGCGCGGCGGAACCGCGCTCAACAAGCTCATTTTCAAACCCGCAGCCCGATATTCGGAAGACATCGATCTGGTTCAGGAAACCGCTGGTCCAATCGGCCCGATTCTCGACGCCGCTCGGGATGCGATCAGCCCTTGGCTGGGCAAGCCGAAAGTGGAAAGGCTCAAGCGGGGTACGACGGTCGTCTGGAAATTCGAGACGACCACACAACCGGTCAAGATGAGCCGGCTCAAGCTGGAAATCAATACCCGCGAACATGGATGGGTGGGAACCTCGAAGAAAATGTCCTTCAAGGTGGAGAATACCTGGTACACCGGCGAGGCGGACGTTCCGACGCTTGATCTGGAAGTGCTTCTGGCCACCAAGCTGCGAGCGCTTTATCAACGGCGCAAGGGTCGGGACCTATTCGATCTCCATGTTTCGGTAAACCGGTTTCCCGCCCTTGATCTGCGGCGCGTGCTGTCAGGTTTCCGCACCGTGATGGAGAAGGAAGGGCACCCGGTCAGTTGGAGGGAATTCGAGATCAACCTTAATGACAAGGTTGAATATCCAGGTTTCAAGGAGGACATTCAACCCTTACTGGCCGAGGGCGCCTTCGATCCCGCTCCTGCCTGGGCGGACCTCGCCCCTCGCCTGCAAGCTGCCTGGGAGCCGGAGTGA
- a CDS encoding DinB family protein, with the protein MTQQEELSDLVAIKNELLSLLEPLDDARINQVPFPGSWTAGQLGEHLLKSYRAIDLPKVQAIPSQRLADEKASQIDSVFLDFTTKYQPPEFIVPSTGRISGRELLEGLRNAADGIAAYVNEHDLSFTCPEFEVIGFGELTAQEWIRFLTAHSKRHVRQLKNILSHL; encoded by the coding sequence ATGACCCAGCAAGAAGAGCTTTCGGACCTCGTGGCCATCAAGAATGAACTGCTTTCCCTGCTGGAGCCTTTGGACGATGCGCGGATAAACCAGGTCCCCTTTCCGGGAAGCTGGACGGCGGGGCAGTTAGGGGAGCATCTCCTGAAATCCTACCGGGCGATCGATTTACCAAAGGTCCAGGCCATTCCCTCCCAGCGGCTGGCGGACGAAAAGGCCTCGCAAATCGATTCCGTATTCCTGGATTTCACCACGAAATACCAACCCCCGGAATTCATCGTTCCTTCGACGGGCAGGATTTCGGGAAGGGAATTATTGGAGGGCTTACGGAACGCGGCGGACGGGATCGCCGCCTACGTGAACGAGCATGACCTATCCTTTACTTGCCCGGAATTCGAAGTCATCGGATTCGGGGAATTGACGGCGCAGGAGTGGATCCGCTTCCTGACTGCGCATAGCAAGCGTCATGTGCGGCAGCTGAAGAACATCTTAAGCCACCTCTAG
- a CDS encoding SRPBCC domain-containing protein, with amino-acid sequence MITKEQSVENLTTSFTEEIRVRASLDATFAAILEEIGPHQELETGKPLPMILEAWPGGRWYRDLGNNDGHCWGHVQAIKRSTLLEISGPLMMSYPTVSNIQYRLSQVDGETLIKFHHIALGLLKEEHKAGFPLIWKFTHSRLKARAEK; translated from the coding sequence ATGATCACGAAAGAACAATCCGTAGAAAACCTGACCACGAGCTTCACCGAGGAAATCCGCGTGCGCGCCTCGTTGGACGCCACCTTCGCGGCCATCCTCGAGGAAATCGGGCCGCACCAGGAATTGGAAACGGGCAAGCCGCTTCCCATGATACTCGAAGCATGGCCCGGCGGACGTTGGTACCGGGACCTCGGCAATAACGATGGCCATTGCTGGGGCCACGTCCAAGCCATCAAGCGCTCGACCTTGCTCGAAATCTCCGGTCCCTTGATGATGTCCTATCCCACGGTTTCGAATATCCAATACCGGCTGAGCCAGGTGGATGGCGAAACCCTGATCAAATTCCACCACATCGCCCTGGGATTACTGAAGGAGGAGCACAAGGCCGGGTTCCCGCTCATCTGGAAATTCACCCATAGCCGGTTGAAGGCGCGGGCGGAAAAATGA
- a CDS encoding winged helix-turn-helix transcriptional regulator, which yields MSRAATTSDIFNAIAESRRREILELLASQERPVGDIVDLLGLEQPSVSKHLRVLRDVDLVRVRREGRQMLYRTNAEAIRPLHDWAGGFQRYWHHKLLRIKERAEGKGQA from the coding sequence ATGTCCAGGGCAGCTACCACGTCGGATATTTTCAACGCCATCGCGGAATCCCGCCGTAGGGAAATCCTCGAACTCCTGGCCAGCCAAGAGCGGCCGGTCGGGGACATCGTCGATCTGTTGGGGCTGGAGCAGCCTTCCGTTTCGAAACACTTGCGCGTCCTGCGGGACGTGGATTTGGTCCGGGTCCGCCGCGAGGGGAGGCAAATGCTTTACAGAACCAACGCCGAAGCCATCCGTCCCCTTCATGACTGGGCGGGCGGTTTCCAGCGGTACTGGCATCATAAGTTGCTGCGCATCAAGGAACGCGCCGAAGGCAAAGGCCAAGCCTGA